A region of Streptomyces sp. TG1A-60 DNA encodes the following proteins:
- a CDS encoding cytochrome c biogenesis CcdA family protein: MSDLPLALALTAGMLAAVNPCGFALLPAYLSLLVLGDDSPTRTAAIRRALAATAAMTAGFAAVFGLFGLAIAPAAGQVQEHLPWFTIAFGLLLAGAGTWLLTGRDLPALLPKLRRAPTVTRSAVSMALFGAAYAIASLGCTIAPFLAIVVSAFRSGSTLDGITLFTTYAAGMGVIVGAAALTVALTRTARVTALRRLGSLASRTGGALVLLVGAYVAHYGWYEIRVQNNPATQDPVINAAGTIHRTLADTLDTIGPGAVAALLAALLIGGVVRHRRHPRAPSQASADPGNAPAP; this comes from the coding sequence CGGCTTCGCCCTCCTCCCCGCCTACCTCTCCCTGCTCGTCCTGGGCGACGATTCCCCCACCCGCACGGCCGCCATCCGCCGCGCGCTCGCCGCCACCGCGGCCATGACCGCCGGATTCGCCGCCGTGTTCGGCCTGTTCGGACTCGCCATCGCCCCCGCCGCGGGCCAGGTCCAAGAACACCTGCCCTGGTTCACCATCGCCTTCGGCCTCCTCCTCGCCGGAGCCGGCACCTGGCTGCTGACCGGACGCGACCTGCCCGCCCTGCTGCCCAAACTCCGCCGCGCCCCCACCGTCACCCGCTCCGCCGTGTCGATGGCCCTGTTCGGCGCCGCCTACGCCATCGCCTCCCTCGGCTGCACCATCGCCCCCTTCCTCGCCATCGTCGTCTCCGCCTTCCGCAGCGGATCCACCCTCGACGGCATCACCCTGTTCACCACATACGCGGCCGGCATGGGCGTGATCGTCGGCGCCGCCGCCCTGACCGTCGCCCTGACCCGCACCGCCCGCGTCACCGCTCTGCGCCGCCTCGGCTCACTCGCCTCCCGCACCGGCGGCGCCCTGGTCCTCCTCGTCGGCGCCTACGTCGCCCACTACGGCTGGTACGAGATCCGCGTCCAGAACAACCCGGCCACCCAGGACCCGGTCATCAACGCCGCCGGCACGATCCATCGCACCCTCGCCGACACCCTGGACACCATCGGCCCCGGAGCCGTCGCCGCCCTCCTCGCCGCCCTGCTGATCGGGGGCGTAGTCCGGCACCGCCGGCATCCTCGCGCCCCAAGCCAAGCGTCCGCCGACCCCGGCAACGCGCCCGCTCCTTAA
- a CDS encoding MBL fold metallo-hydrolase gives MSGSRSLRSGLRAARPAAFGADPSGARLERIRRSPHFANGVFVNPEGAGIRPSGSAAVEMAKSYFRKEERAGRAPAGLIPVHSTTFADLARPPVGGLRITWMGHSSVLAEIDGHRVLFDPVWGERCSPFPFAGPKRLHPVPVPLAALGQVDVVVISHDHYDHLDMPTIKELAGTDTVFAVPLGVGAHLEHWGVSEGRIRELDWQEATKVGGLTLTAAPARHFCGRGLRNTQHTLWASWVVAGDEHRIYHSGDTGYFAGFEDIGAEYGPFDITMIQVGAYSEFWPDIHMTPEEGLRAHLDLQGGRPGGVMMPIHWATFNLAMHSWAEPGEWMMAAGEAVGQAVAVPVPGQPFEPAGDLPTRPWWRDVSAPLDRKWPVPEITPQAPRDDLDLVGEG, from the coding sequence GTGTCCGGATCCCGTTCTCTGCGCTCGGGGCTGCGCGCAGCGCGGCCCGCCGCCTTCGGGGCGGACCCGAGTGGTGCCCGGCTGGAGCGGATCCGCAGATCCCCGCACTTCGCGAACGGGGTCTTCGTGAATCCCGAGGGCGCCGGCATCCGTCCCTCCGGCAGTGCCGCGGTGGAGATGGCGAAAAGCTATTTCCGCAAGGAGGAGCGGGCCGGACGCGCCCCGGCCGGGCTGATCCCCGTGCACTCCACGACCTTCGCCGACCTGGCCAGACCCCCGGTCGGCGGTCTGCGGATCACATGGATGGGCCACTCCAGCGTGCTTGCCGAGATCGACGGGCACCGGGTGCTCTTCGACCCGGTCTGGGGCGAGCGCTGTTCCCCGTTCCCCTTTGCCGGACCCAAGCGGCTGCACCCCGTGCCGGTGCCGCTGGCCGCGCTAGGCCAGGTCGACGTCGTGGTCATCTCGCACGACCACTACGACCATCTGGACATGCCCACGATCAAGGAGCTGGCCGGCACGGACACGGTCTTCGCCGTCCCTCTCGGCGTCGGCGCCCACCTGGAGCACTGGGGCGTCTCCGAGGGCCGGATCCGCGAGCTGGACTGGCAGGAGGCGACGAAGGTCGGGGGCCTCACCCTGACCGCGGCCCCCGCCCGGCATTTCTGCGGTCGCGGTCTGCGCAACACCCAGCACACGCTGTGGGCCTCCTGGGTCGTTGCCGGTGACGAGCACCGGATCTACCACAGCGGCGACACCGGGTACTTCGCGGGATTCGAGGACATCGGTGCCGAGTACGGCCCGTTCGACATCACCATGATCCAGGTCGGTGCGTACTCCGAGTTCTGGCCCGACATCCACATGACTCCCGAGGAGGGGCTGCGGGCCCACCTCGACCTCCAGGGCGGCCGGCCCGGCGGCGTGATGATGCCGATCCACTGGGCGACGTTCAACCTGGCGATGCACTCCTGGGCCGAGCCGGGGGAGTGGATGATGGCCGCGGGCGAGGCGGTCGGGCAGGCGGTCGCGGTCCCCGTTCCGGGCCAGCCGTTCGAGCCCGCTGGAGACCTTCCCACGCGTCCCTGGTGGCGGGACGTGTCCGCGCCGCTGGACCGTAAGTGGCCCGTCCCGGAGATCACACCGCAGGCGCCTCGTGACGACCTCGATCTTGTGGGTGAGGGCTGA
- a CDS encoding Glu/Leu/Phe/Val dehydrogenase dimerization domain-containing protein encodes MTSPFLSLTWTDHVTGRRGFLVIDRLVRGVSSGGLRMRPGCTLDEVAALARGMTMKEALHYDPEGRYVPLGGAKGGIDCDPRAQEAYGVLVRYLRAMRPYIENFWTTGEDLGITHDLVDRAAGEAGLVSTIQAVYPLLDDEWTARQRLVDAFAVEVDGIGLDELVGGCGVAESVLTSLDRTGTPYTGTRVAVQGLGTMGGATARFLARAGLTIVAVADIKGTVTNPAGLDVEALLAARDPHGTVDRSVLRPDDRETSGDAWLTADVDVLIPAAVSYAIAPSRQARITARLIVEAANMPVLPQAEELLAARGVTVLPDVVVNSGTNAWWWWTLFGDIGPTADEAFAHTRRSMRALVDLMLARAETDGTTPRTAAHAIVADRLPVIGERFGRHR; translated from the coding sequence ATGACCTCCCCGTTCCTGTCGCTCACCTGGACCGACCACGTCACAGGCCGACGGGGCTTCCTGGTCATCGACCGGCTGGTCCGCGGTGTCTCCAGCGGCGGGCTGCGCATGCGCCCCGGCTGCACGCTCGACGAGGTCGCCGCTCTCGCCCGCGGCATGACCATGAAGGAGGCCCTGCACTACGACCCCGAGGGCCGCTACGTCCCGCTCGGCGGTGCCAAGGGCGGCATCGACTGCGACCCCCGCGCCCAGGAGGCGTACGGCGTCCTCGTGCGCTACCTGCGCGCGATGCGCCCGTACATCGAGAACTTCTGGACGACCGGCGAGGACCTGGGGATCACTCACGACCTGGTGGACCGGGCGGCCGGCGAGGCGGGTCTCGTGTCGACGATCCAGGCCGTCTACCCCCTTCTCGACGACGAGTGGACGGCCCGGCAGCGGCTCGTGGACGCCTTCGCCGTCGAGGTGGACGGCATCGGTCTCGACGAGTTGGTCGGCGGCTGCGGCGTCGCCGAGTCCGTGCTCACGTCCCTGGACCGAACCGGAACGCCGTATACCGGGACCCGGGTCGCCGTGCAGGGCCTGGGCACCATGGGCGGAGCCACCGCCCGCTTCCTGGCCCGGGCGGGGCTCACGATCGTCGCCGTCGCCGACATCAAGGGCACCGTCACGAACCCCGCCGGCCTGGACGTCGAGGCCCTGCTCGCCGCCCGCGACCCCCACGGCACGGTGGACCGTTCCGTACTGCGCCCCGACGACCGGGAGACGTCCGGTGACGCCTGGCTCACCGCCGACGTCGACGTACTGATCCCCGCGGCCGTCTCGTACGCGATCGCCCCGTCCAGGCAGGCGCGTATCACCGCCCGGCTGATCGTCGAAGCGGCCAACATGCCCGTCCTGCCGCAGGCCGAGGAACTCCTCGCCGCGCGCGGGGTCACCGTCCTGCCGGACGTCGTGGTCAACTCCGGCACGAACGCCTGGTGGTGGTGGACCCTGTTCGGCGACATCGGCCCCACCGCCGACGAGGCCTTCGCCCACACCCGCCGCTCCATGCGTGCCCTCGTCGACCTGATGCTCGCCCGGGCGGAGACCGACGGCACGACCCCTCGGACCGCCGCCCACGCCATCGTCGCCGACCGTCTGCCGGTGATCGGGGAACGGTTCGGCCGGCACCGCTGA
- a CDS encoding TetR family transcriptional regulator C-terminal domain-containing protein, whose product MGRVRLSVAERRAELLRAAVGQIEARGVAAVRIADVAAVLGVSNALVLYHFSTKEKLVAEAFRYAAEEDLAHLRKLLGRRTTALRRLRAAVRWYAPTGQAKGWRLWIEGWAVSLREPSLREVTRDLDTQWKAALTEVIEAGVSAGEFHCPDPPAAALRLTALLDGLAVQMTTYAGAVSRARAQEWADEALARELGLSRDTLTTTPR is encoded by the coding sequence GTGGGCAGGGTGCGGTTGAGTGTGGCCGAGCGGCGTGCGGAGCTGCTCCGGGCCGCTGTCGGACAGATCGAGGCGCGGGGCGTCGCGGCGGTACGGATCGCCGATGTGGCCGCCGTCCTCGGGGTGAGCAACGCCCTGGTGCTCTACCACTTCTCGACCAAGGAGAAGCTGGTCGCCGAGGCGTTCCGGTACGCAGCCGAGGAGGACCTCGCCCACCTGCGCAAGCTCCTCGGCCGCCGCACGACCGCACTGCGCCGGCTCCGCGCGGCCGTCCGCTGGTACGCCCCGACCGGCCAGGCCAAGGGCTGGCGGCTGTGGATCGAGGGCTGGGCGGTCTCCCTGCGCGAGCCGTCCCTCCGCGAGGTCACCCGCGACCTGGACACCCAGTGGAAGGCCGCGCTCACCGAGGTCATCGAAGCCGGCGTGTCCGCCGGTGAGTTCCACTGCCCCGACCCACCCGCCGCAGCCCTCCGCCTCACCGCCCTCCTGGACGGTTTGGCCGTACAGATGACGACCTACGCGGGAGCCGTCTCCCGCGCCCGCGCCCAGGAGTGGGCCGACGAGGCCCTGGCCCGCGAACTGGGCCTGAGCCGCGACACCCTCACAACCACGCCCCGCTGA
- a CDS encoding SGNH/GDSL hydrolase family protein, producing MIGSYVAVGDSFTEGVGDPGPDGRFVGWADRFAVLLADRVPEGDFDYNNLAVRGKLLDQIVENQVPRALELAPDLISFCAGGNDIIRPGTDPDEVAERFERAVARLTSAIGTVMVTTGFDTRDVPVLKHLRGKIATYNLHVRAIADRYGCPVLDLWSLKTVQDRRAWDLDRLHLSPEGHTRVALRAGQVLGIDIPADPDQAWPPLPPRGTLEMRRDNIQWAREYLVPWIGRRLRGESSGDHVSAKGHLLPDDIRMRIESVA from the coding sequence GTGATCGGGTCGTACGTGGCGGTGGGGGACAGCTTCACCGAGGGCGTCGGCGACCCCGGGCCCGACGGGCGGTTCGTCGGCTGGGCCGACCGGTTCGCGGTGCTCCTCGCGGACCGTGTGCCCGAGGGCGACTTCGACTACAACAACCTCGCCGTGCGCGGGAAGCTCCTCGACCAGATCGTCGAGAACCAGGTGCCGAGGGCTCTTGAGCTGGCCCCGGACCTGATCTCCTTCTGCGCGGGCGGCAACGACATCATCCGGCCCGGCACCGACCCCGACGAGGTCGCCGAGCGGTTCGAACGAGCGGTCGCCCGACTCACCTCGGCCATCGGCACCGTCATGGTGACCACCGGATTCGACACGCGTGACGTGCCCGTGCTGAAGCACCTGCGCGGCAAGATCGCTACGTACAACCTGCATGTGCGGGCCATCGCCGACAGGTACGGCTGCCCGGTCCTGGACCTGTGGTCACTCAAGACGGTCCAGGACAGGCGGGCCTGGGACCTCGACCGGCTGCACCTGTCGCCGGAGGGGCACACGCGGGTCGCCCTGCGCGCCGGTCAGGTGCTTGGCATCGACATCCCGGCCGACCCAGACCAGGCGTGGCCGCCGCTGCCGCCGCGCGGGACGCTCGAGATGCGCCGCGACAACATCCAGTGGGCACGGGAGTATCTGGTGCCGTGGATCGGGCGGCGGTTGCGTGGGGAGTCCTCCGGGGACCATGTGTCGGCGAAGGGGCACCTGTTGCCGGACGACATCAGGATGCGGATCGAGTCGGTCGCTTGA